One genomic window of Bacillus mycoides includes the following:
- the rpoC gene encoding DNA-directed RNA polymerase subunit beta' — protein sequence MIDVNNFEYMKIGLASPDKIRSWSYGEVKKPETINYRTLKPEKDGLFCERIFGPQKDWECHCGKYKRVRYKGVVCDRCGVEVTRAKVRRERMGHIELAAPVSHIWYFKGIPSRMGLVLDMSPRALEEVIYFASYVVTESGDTPLDKKQLLSEKEYRAYRDRYGSTFHAAMGAEAIKKLLQDIDLDKEVDFLKEELKTAQGQRRTRAIKRLEVLEAFRNSGNHPSWMILEVLPVIPPELRPMVQLDGGRFATSDLNDLYRRVINRNNRLKRLLDLGAPSIIVQNEKRMLQEAVDALIDNGRRGRPVTGPGNRPLKSLSHMLKGKQGRFRQNLLGKRVDYSGRSVIVVGPNLKMYQCGLPKEMALELFKPFVMKELVGKGLAHNIKSAKRKIERVHPEVWDVLESVIKEHPVLLNRAPTLHRLGIQAFEPTLVEGRAIRLHPLVCTAYNADFDGDQMAVHVPLSSEAQAEARILMLAAQNILNPKDGKPVVTPSQDMVLGNYYLTLEREGAIGEGMVFKDANEAILAYQNGYVHLHTRVAVAASSVNNVTFTEEQKSKLLLTTVGKLIFNEILPESFPYINEPTNSNLEKETPAEYFVEKGANIKEIIASREEVAPFSKKILGNIIAEVFKRFQITETSRMLDRMKNLGFRYSTKAGITVGVSDILVLGEKDEILHEAQAKVDNVIKQFRRGLITEEERYDRVISIWSNAKDVIQGKLMKSLNKRNPIFMMSDSGARGNASNFTQLAGMRGLMANPSGRIIELPIKSSFREGLTVLEYFISTHGARKGLADTALKTADSGYLTRRLVDVAQDVIVRQDDCGTDRGLLIGAIKEGNEVIESLYDRLVGRFARKTVKHPETGEVLVVENQLITEDIAHIVEKSGVETVNIRSAFTCNTRHGVCKKCYGRNLATGTDVEVGEAVGIIAAQSIGEPGTQLTMRTFHTGGVAGDDITQGLPRIQEIFEARNPKGQAVISEIDGVIAAINDVKDRQEVVVQGEVEARTYAIPYGARLKVTLGQPISHGKELTEGSIDPKELLKVTDITAVQEYLLREVQKVYRMQGVEIGDKHVEVMVRQMLRKVRVSDAGETDVLPGTLLDIHQFTDANAKVLLKGKQPATARPVLLGITKASLETDSFLSAASFQETTRVLTDAAIKGKRDELLGLKENVIIGKLVPAGTGMNRYRKVDLVKTTQDNMNVENDEVYVEQ from the coding sequence TTGATAGATGTAAATAACTTTGAATATATGAAGATTGGACTTGCTTCACCTGACAAGATTCGTTCTTGGTCATACGGTGAAGTTAAGAAACCAGAAACAATTAACTATCGTACGTTAAAGCCTGAAAAAGATGGCTTGTTCTGTGAGCGTATTTTCGGACCACAAAAGGACTGGGAATGTCATTGCGGAAAATATAAACGTGTACGTTATAAAGGTGTAGTTTGTGATCGATGTGGCGTTGAAGTAACGCGTGCAAAAGTTCGTCGTGAACGTATGGGTCATATCGAATTAGCTGCTCCTGTATCTCATATTTGGTATTTCAAAGGTATCCCGAGCCGCATGGGACTTGTCTTAGACATGTCCCCTCGCGCGCTTGAAGAAGTAATTTATTTCGCTTCTTATGTTGTAACAGAAAGTGGAGATACACCACTTGATAAGAAGCAATTACTTTCTGAAAAAGAATACCGTGCATATCGTGATCGATATGGCAGTACATTCCATGCTGCTATGGGTGCAGAAGCGATTAAAAAATTACTGCAAGACATCGATTTAGATAAAGAAGTAGACTTCTTAAAAGAAGAATTAAAAACAGCACAAGGACAACGCCGTACTCGTGCTATTAAACGTCTAGAAGTATTAGAAGCATTCCGTAACTCTGGAAATCACCCATCTTGGATGATCTTAGAGGTTCTTCCGGTTATCCCACCAGAACTACGCCCGATGGTACAGTTAGATGGTGGACGTTTTGCTACTTCTGACTTAAACGACTTATATCGTCGTGTAATTAACCGTAACAACCGTTTAAAACGTCTATTGGACTTAGGTGCACCAAGCATCATCGTTCAAAACGAAAAACGTATGTTACAAGAAGCTGTAGACGCATTAATCGATAATGGTCGCCGTGGCCGTCCAGTTACTGGACCAGGTAACCGTCCATTAAAATCACTATCTCACATGCTTAAAGGTAAACAAGGACGTTTCCGTCAAAACTTATTAGGTAAACGTGTTGACTACTCTGGCCGTTCTGTAATCGTTGTAGGACCGAACTTAAAGATGTACCAATGTGGATTGCCGAAAGAAATGGCACTTGAATTGTTTAAACCTTTCGTTATGAAAGAGTTAGTTGGAAAAGGATTAGCACACAACATTAAGAGTGCTAAACGTAAAATCGAGCGTGTACACCCTGAAGTTTGGGACGTTTTAGAATCTGTGATTAAAGAGCATCCAGTACTTCTAAACCGCGCACCAACACTTCACCGTCTTGGTATCCAGGCGTTTGAACCTACACTAGTAGAAGGTCGTGCAATCCGTCTTCACCCACTTGTATGTACTGCATACAACGCGGACTTTGACGGTGACCAAATGGCGGTTCACGTTCCGTTATCATCAGAGGCACAAGCAGAAGCTCGTATTCTTATGTTAGCGGCACAAAACATCTTGAATCCAAAAGACGGAAAACCAGTTGTTACTCCATCTCAGGATATGGTATTAGGTAACTATTACTTAACACTTGAGCGCGAGGGTGCAATCGGTGAAGGTATGGTCTTCAAAGATGCAAACGAAGCAATACTTGCATACCAAAATGGATATGTACATCTGCACACACGTGTTGCAGTTGCTGCGAGTTCGGTAAATAATGTAACGTTTACTGAAGAGCAAAAGAGTAAGCTTCTATTAACAACAGTTGGTAAATTAATATTTAACGAAATCTTACCAGAATCGTTCCCTTATATTAATGAACCAACAAACTCAAACCTTGAAAAAGAAACACCAGCGGAATATTTCGTTGAAAAAGGTGCGAACATTAAAGAAATTATTGCTAGTCGCGAAGAAGTGGCGCCATTTAGCAAGAAAATCCTTGGTAACATTATTGCGGAAGTATTCAAACGTTTCCAAATTACAGAAACGTCTCGCATGCTTGACCGTATGAAAAACTTAGGATTTAGATACTCTACAAAAGCTGGTATTACAGTTGGGGTATCAGATATTCTTGTATTAGGTGAAAAAGATGAAATTCTCCATGAAGCACAAGCAAAAGTAGATAATGTAATTAAACAATTCCGTCGCGGTTTAATCACGGAAGAAGAACGTTACGATCGCGTTATCTCTATTTGGAGTAATGCAAAAGATGTTATCCAAGGAAAGCTGATGAAATCCTTGAATAAACGCAACCCAATCTTCATGATGAGTGATTCCGGTGCCCGTGGTAACGCATCGAACTTTACTCAGCTTGCTGGTATGCGTGGTCTGATGGCCAATCCATCTGGTCGTATCATTGAGCTTCCGATCAAATCGAGTTTCCGTGAAGGTTTAACAGTACTTGAGTACTTCATCTCTACGCATGGTGCGCGTAAAGGTCTTGCCGATACAGCACTTAAAACTGCCGATTCTGGTTACTTAACACGTCGTCTTGTAGACGTTGCACAAGATGTAATTGTTCGTCAAGATGATTGTGGAACAGATCGCGGTTTACTAATTGGTGCGATTAAAGAGGGTAATGAAGTTATTGAGTCACTATATGATCGTCTTGTTGGACGTTTTGCAAGAAAAACTGTAAAACATCCTGAAACAGGTGAAGTATTAGTTGTTGAAAATCAATTAATTACTGAAGATATTGCTCATATCGTTGAAAAGTCGGGTGTTGAAACTGTAAACATTCGTTCAGCGTTTACGTGTAATACTCGCCATGGTGTATGTAAGAAGTGTTACGGTCGTAACTTAGCAACTGGTACAGACGTAGAAGTAGGAGAAGCGGTAGGTATTATCGCGGCTCAATCTATCGGTGAGCCAGGTACACAGTTAACGATGCGTACATTCCATACAGGTGGGGTTGCCGGAGATGATATCACACAAGGTTTACCTCGTATCCAAGAGATCTTCGAAGCTCGTAATCCGAAGGGTCAGGCAGTTATCAGTGAAATTGACGGTGTTATCGCAGCGATCAACGATGTTAAAGATCGCCAAGAAGTAGTTGTACAGGGTGAAGTTGAAGCTCGTACGTATGCTATTCCTTACGGTGCTCGTCTGAAAGTAACTCTAGGACAGCCAATTAGCCACGGTAAAGAGTTAACAGAAGGTTCTATTGATCCGAAGGAATTACTAAAAGTAACGGACATTACAGCAGTTCAAGAATACTTATTACGTGAAGTTCAAAAAGTATACCGTATGCAAGGGGTAGAAATTGGTGACAAACACGTAGAAGTAATGGTACGTCAAATGCTACGTAAAGTGCGTGTAAGTGATGCGGGTGAAACAGATGTATTACCAGGAACATTACTAGACATCCATCAGTTTACTGATGCGAATGCGAAGGTGTTACTGAAAGGTAAACAACCAGCAACAGCTAGACCGGTGCTACTTGGTATTACTAAAGCTTCACTTGAAACTGATTCGTTCTTATCTGCAGCATCGTTCCAAGAAACAACTCGTGTTCTAACAGATGCAGCAATTAAGGGTAAACGCGATGAGCTTCTAGGATTGAAAGAAAATGTTATTATCGGTAAGCTTGTTCCTGCTGGAACAGGTATGAATCGTTATCGCAAAGTGGATCTTGTAAAAACAACACAAGATAACATGAATGTAGAAAACGATGAAGTTTATGTGGAACAGTAA
- a CDS encoding 50S ribosomal protein L7ae-like protein → MSYQKVSNAENVVVGHKRTLEAIKNGIVKEVVIAEDADVRLTHVIIRTALQHNIPITKVESVRKLGKVSGIQVGASAIGIIS, encoded by the coding sequence ATGTCTTATCAAAAAGTGTCAAATGCTGAAAATGTAGTCGTTGGTCATAAACGAACATTGGAAGCAATCAAAAATGGTATAGTTAAAGAAGTTGTTATTGCGGAAGATGCTGATGTGCGGTTAACCCATGTTATCATTCGTACTGCCTTGCAACATAACATACCCATAACTAAAGTTGAATCAGTTCGTAAGCTTGGAAAAGTTTCGGGGATTCAAGTGGGAGCTTCAGCAATAGGAATAATAAGTTAA
- the rpsL gene encoding 30S ribosomal protein S12, with protein MPTINQLVRNGRTDKVWKSKSPALNKGFNSLKKKSTDISAPQKRGVCTRVGTMTPKKPNSALRKYARVRLTNGIEVTAYIPGIGHNLQEHSVVLIRGGRVKDLPGVRYHIVRGALDTAGVDKRMQGRSKYGTKRPKPAKK; from the coding sequence ATGCCTACTATTAACCAATTAGTGAGAAATGGTCGTACTGATAAAGTATGGAAGTCTAAATCACCTGCGTTAAACAAAGGTTTTAATTCTTTAAAGAAAAAATCAACTGATATCTCTGCACCTCAAAAACGTGGTGTGTGTACTCGTGTTGGTACAATGACTCCGAAGAAACCGAACTCAGCGTTACGTAAATACGCTCGTGTACGTTTAACAAATGGTATTGAAGTTACAGCTTACATCCCAGGTATCGGTCATAACCTACAAGAGCATAGCGTAGTATTAATTCGCGGTGGTCGAGTAAAGGATTTACCAGGGGTACGTTACCACATCGTTCGTGGTGCGCTTGATACAGCTGGTGTTGACAAACGTATGCAAGGACGTTCTAAATATGGTACTAAGCGACCAAAACCTGCTAAAAAATAA
- the rpsG gene encoding 30S ribosomal protein S7, with protein sequence MPRKGPVAKRDVLPDPMYNSKLVTRLINKMMVDGKKGKSQTILYNAFDIVRERSDKEPMEVFEQALKNIMPVLEVRARRVGGANYQVPVEVRPERRTTLGLRWLVNYARLRGEKTMEERLAYEILDAANNAGASVKKREDTHKMAEANKAFAHYRW encoded by the coding sequence ATGCCTCGTAAAGGACCTGTTGCGAAACGTGACGTGTTACCAGATCCAATGTACAATTCTAAGCTTGTAACACGCCTAATCAACAAAATGATGGTTGACGGTAAAAAAGGTAAATCTCAAACAATTCTTTATAACGCTTTCGATATCGTTCGTGAACGTTCAGATAAAGAACCAATGGAAGTATTCGAGCAAGCTCTTAAGAACATCATGCCTGTTCTTGAAGTACGCGCTCGTCGTGTTGGTGGTGCTAACTACCAAGTTCCAGTTGAGGTTCGTCCAGAACGCCGTACAACTTTAGGTCTTCGCTGGTTAGTAAACTATGCTCGTCTTCGTGGTGAAAAAACTATGGAAGAGCGTCTAGCTTACGAAATCTTAGATGCAGCTAACAACGCTGGTGCATCTGTTAAGAAACGTGAAGACACTCATAAAATGGCAGAAGCTAACAAAGCATTTGCTCATTACCGTTGGTAG
- the fusA gene encoding elongation factor G, with translation MTREFSLENTRNIGIMAHIDAGKTTATERILYYTGRIHKIGETHEGASQMDWMEQEQERGITITSAATTAQWKGHRVNIIDTPGHVDFTVEVERSLRVLDGAVAVLDAQSGVEPQTETVWRQATTYGVPRIVFVNKMDKIGADFLYSVGTIHDRLQANAHPIQLPIGAEDEFNGIIDLVEECAYMYANDLGTDIERVEIPEEHKELAEEYRGKLIEAVAELDEEMMMKYLEGEEITVEELKAGIRKATTSVEFFPVICGSAFKNKGVQILLDAVIDYLPSPLDVPAIKGTLPDTDEAIERKSSDEEPFAALAFKIMTDPYVGKLTFFRVYSGVLNSGSYVKNSTKGKRERVGRILQMHANSREEISTVYAGDIAAAVGLKDTTTGDTLCDEKSLVILESMEFPEPVISVAIEPKSKADQDKMGTALSKLSEEDPTFRAHTDQETGQTIIAGMGELHLDIIVDRMRREFKVEANVGAPQVAYRETFRAAAKVEGKFARQSGGRGQFGHVWIEFEPNEEGKGFEFQNKIVGGVVPREYIPAVGAGLEDSLKNGVLAGYPLVDIKAALVDGSYHDVDSSEMAFKIAASMALKAAVSKCSPVILEPMMKVEVVIPEEYMGDIMGDVTSRRGRVEGMEARGNAQVVRAMVPLSEMFGYATALRSNTQGRGTFSMTFDHYEEVPKSVSEEIIKKNKGE, from the coding sequence ATGACTAGAGAGTTCTCTTTAGAAAACACTCGTAATATTGGTATCATGGCTCACATCGATGCTGGTAAAACAACAGCAACTGAGCGTATTCTGTATTATACAGGACGTATTCATAAAATCGGTGAAACTCATGAAGGTGCATCTCAGATGGACTGGATGGAGCAAGAGCAAGAGCGTGGTATCACAATTACTTCTGCTGCAACTACAGCTCAATGGAAAGGTCACCGTGTAAACATCATTGACACTCCAGGACACGTAGATTTCACAGTAGAAGTAGAACGTTCTTTACGCGTACTTGATGGCGCAGTAGCAGTACTTGATGCACAATCTGGTGTAGAACCACAAACAGAAACTGTTTGGCGTCAGGCTACTACTTATGGTGTACCTCGTATCGTATTCGTTAACAAAATGGATAAGATTGGTGCAGATTTCTTATACTCTGTAGGAACAATCCACGATCGTTTACAAGCAAACGCACATCCAATTCAGTTACCAATCGGTGCTGAAGATGAGTTCAATGGTATCATTGACCTTGTTGAAGAGTGTGCTTACATGTACGCTAACGATTTAGGAACAGACATCGAGCGTGTCGAAATTCCTGAAGAGCACAAAGAATTAGCTGAAGAATACCGTGGGAAACTTATTGAAGCGGTAGCTGAGCTTGATGAAGAAATGATGATGAAGTACCTAGAAGGTGAAGAAATCACTGTAGAAGAGCTTAAAGCTGGTATCCGTAAGGCTACAACTTCTGTAGAATTCTTCCCAGTAATCTGTGGTTCTGCATTCAAAAATAAAGGTGTTCAAATTCTGTTAGACGCAGTTATCGACTATCTACCATCTCCATTAGATGTACCTGCTATTAAAGGTACTCTTCCGGATACAGATGAAGCTATCGAACGTAAGTCTAGCGATGAAGAACCATTCGCAGCTTTAGCATTCAAAATCATGACTGATCCTTATGTTGGTAAGTTAACGTTCTTCCGTGTGTACTCTGGTGTGTTAAACTCTGGATCATACGTGAAAAACTCAACTAAAGGTAAGCGTGAGCGTGTAGGTCGTATCCTACAAATGCACGCTAACAGCCGTGAAGAGATTTCAACAGTTTACGCTGGTGATATCGCTGCTGCTGTAGGTTTAAAAGATACTACTACTGGTGATACTCTTTGTGATGAGAAGAGTCTTGTTATCCTTGAGTCTATGGAATTCCCAGAACCAGTTATCTCTGTAGCTATCGAACCAAAATCTAAAGCTGACCAAGATAAAATGGGTACAGCATTATCTAAGCTTTCTGAAGAAGATCCAACATTCCGTGCTCACACTGACCAAGAAACTGGCCAAACAATCATCGCTGGTATGGGTGAACTTCACCTTGATATCATTGTTGACCGTATGCGCCGTGAATTCAAAGTGGAAGCAAACGTTGGTGCTCCTCAGGTAGCATACCGTGAGACTTTCCGCGCTGCTGCGAAAGTTGAAGGTAAGTTCGCTCGTCAATCTGGTGGTCGTGGACAATTCGGTCACGTTTGGATTGAGTTTGAACCTAATGAAGAAGGTAAAGGTTTTGAATTCCAAAACAAAATCGTCGGCGGTGTAGTTCCACGTGAATACATCCCAGCTGTTGGAGCGGGTCTTGAAGACTCACTTAAAAATGGTGTACTAGCTGGTTATCCACTAGTTGACATCAAAGCTGCGTTAGTTGACGGATCTTACCATGATGTCGATTCATCTGAGATGGCGTTCAAAATCGCTGCATCTATGGCGCTTAAAGCTGCGGTTTCTAAATGTAGCCCAGTAATTCTTGAGCCAATGATGAAAGTTGAAGTTGTAATTCCTGAAGAGTACATGGGTGACATTATGGGCGACGTAACATCTCGTCGTGGACGTGTAGAAGGTATGGAAGCTCGCGGTAACGCACAAGTTGTTCGCGCTATGGTTCCACTTTCTGAAATGTTCGGTTATGCAACGGCATTACGTTCTAACACTCAAGGACGCGGAACATTCTCAATGACATTTGATCATTATGAAGAAGTACCGAAGTCTGTTTCTGAAGAAATTATTAAAAAAAATAAAGGTGAATAA
- the tuf gene encoding elongation factor Tu, with amino-acid sequence MAKAKFERSKPHVNIGTIGHVDHGKTTLTAAITTVLAKAGGAEARGYDQIDAAPEERERGITISTAHVEYETETRHYAHVDCPGHADYVKNMITGAAQMDGGILVVSAADGPMPQTREHILLSRQVGVPYIVVFLNKCDMVDDEELLELVEMEVRDLLSEYGFPGDDIPVIKGSALKALQGEAEWEEKIIELMTEVDAYIPTPERETDKPFLMPIEDVFSITGRGTVATGRVERGIVKVGDVVEIIGLAEENASTTVTGVEMFRKLLDQAQAGDNIGALLRGVAREDIQRGQVLAKTGSVKAHAKFKAEVFVLSKEEGGRHTPFFANYRPQFYFRTTDVTGIIQLPEGTEMVMPGDNIEMTIELIAPIAIEEGTKFSIREGGRTVGYGVVATIVAE; translated from the coding sequence ATGGCTAAAGCTAAATTCGAACGTTCTAAACCCCATGTTAACATCGGTACAATCGGCCACGTTGACCATGGTAAAACTACATTAACTGCTGCGATCACTACAGTTCTTGCAAAAGCTGGTGGTGCTGAAGCACGCGGATACGATCAAATCGACGCGGCTCCAGAAGAAAGAGAGCGCGGAATCACAATCTCAACTGCACACGTTGAGTACGAAACTGAAACTCGTCACTATGCACACGTTGACTGCCCAGGTCATGCTGACTATGTTAAAAACATGATCACTGGTGCTGCTCAAATGGACGGTGGTATCTTAGTAGTATCTGCTGCTGATGGCCCAATGCCTCAAACACGTGAGCACATCCTTCTTTCTCGTCAAGTAGGTGTTCCTTACATCGTTGTATTCTTAAACAAATGCGACATGGTAGATGACGAAGAATTATTAGAATTAGTAGAAATGGAAGTTCGCGACCTATTATCTGAATACGGATTCCCAGGCGACGATATTCCTGTAATTAAAGGTTCTGCTCTTAAAGCTCTTCAAGGAGAAGCTGAGTGGGAAGAAAAAATCATCGAATTAATGACTGAAGTTGATGCTTACATCCCAACTCCAGAACGTGAAACTGACAAACCATTCTTAATGCCTATCGAGGATGTATTCTCTATCACAGGTCGTGGTACAGTTGCAACTGGTCGTGTTGAGCGCGGTATCGTTAAAGTTGGTGACGTAGTAGAAATCATCGGTCTTGCTGAAGAAAATGCTTCTACAACTGTAACTGGTGTAGAAATGTTCCGTAAGCTTCTTGACCAAGCTCAAGCTGGAGACAACATCGGTGCTCTACTTCGTGGAGTTGCTCGTGAAGACATCCAACGTGGACAAGTTCTTGCTAAAACTGGCTCTGTAAAAGCACACGCTAAATTCAAAGCTGAAGTTTTCGTATTATCTAAAGAAGAAGGTGGACGTCATACTCCATTCTTCGCTAACTACCGTCCTCAGTTCTACTTCCGTACAACTGACGTAACTGGTATCATCCAATTACCAGAAGGTACTGAAATGGTAATGCCTGGTGACAACATCGAAATGACTATCGAACTTATCGCTCCAATCGCTATCGAAGAGGGAACTAAATTCTCTATTCGTGAAGGTGGACGTACAGTAGGTTACGGTGTAGTTGCTACAATCGTTGCTGAGTAG
- the rpsJ gene encoding 30S ribosomal protein S10, with protein MAKEKIRIRLKAYDHRILDQSAEKIVETAKRSGATVSGPIPLPTEKTIYTILRAVHKYKDSREQFEMRTHKRLIDIVSPTPQTVDSLMRLDLPSGVDIEIKL; from the coding sequence ATGGCAAAAGAAAAAATTCGTATCCGTTTAAAAGCTTATGATCACCGTATTCTTGATCAATCAGCTGAGAAAATTGTAGAAACAGCTAAGCGTTCTGGGGCAACAGTTTCTGGTCCGATCCCATTACCAACTGAGAAGACTATTTACACAATTCTTCGTGCTGTTCATAAGTACAAAGATTCTCGTGAACAATTCGAAATGCGCACGCACAAACGTTTAATCGACATCGTGAGTCCTACTCCGCAAACAGTAGATTCATTAATGCGTTTAGACTTACCATCTGGTGTAGATATCGAAATCAAATTATAA
- the rplC gene encoding 50S ribosomal protein L3: MTKGILGRKIGMTQVFAENGELIPVTVIAANPNVVLQKKTTETDGYNAIQLGFEDKREKLTNKPEQGHTAKASTTPKRFIREIRDADVDGLEVGQEVKVEVFAAGEIVDVTGISKGKGFQGVIKRHGQSRGPMSHGSRYHRRPGSMGPVAPNRVFKGKKLAGRMGGDQVTIQNLEIVQVDTERNLLLVKGNVPGAKKSLVVVQGAVKVSK, encoded by the coding sequence ATGACCAAAGGAATCTTAGGAAGAAAGATCGGTATGACTCAAGTATTTGCTGAGAACGGTGAGTTAATCCCAGTAACGGTAATCGCTGCTAATCCAAACGTTGTTCTTCAAAAGAAAACAACTGAAACTGATGGCTACAACGCAATTCAGTTAGGATTTGAAGATAAACGTGAAAAGTTAACTAACAAACCTGAACAAGGCCACACTGCTAAAGCATCTACAACTCCTAAGCGCTTCATTCGCGAAATCCGCGATGCAGACGTGGACGGATTAGAGGTTGGTCAAGAGGTAAAAGTTGAAGTTTTCGCTGCAGGTGAAATCGTTGACGTAACAGGAATTTCTAAAGGTAAAGGTTTCCAAGGTGTTATTAAACGCCACGGACAATCTCGCGGACCTATGTCTCATGGTTCTCGCTATCACCGTCGTCCAGGTTCAATGGGGCCAGTTGCTCCGAACCGTGTATTCAAAGGCAAAAAACTTGCTGGACGTATGGGTGGAGACCAAGTTACTATCCAAAACTTAGAAATCGTTCAAGTTGACACTGAGCGCAACTTATTACTAGTAAAAGGTAACGTTCCAGGTGCTAAGAAATCTCTTGTAGTTGTTCAAGGCGCTGTGAAGGTTAGCAAATAA
- the rplD gene encoding 50S ribosomal protein L4 — MPKVTVYNQTGSQVGEIELAEAIFGIEPNEAVLFEAVMMQRASLRQGTHKVKTRSEVRGGGRKPWRQKGTGRARQGSIRSPQWRGGGTVFGPTPRSYAYKLPKKVRRLAIKSALATKVVENNIVVLEDLVLNAPKTKDMVAVLKGLTVEKKALIVTADANESVELSARNIPGVTVITADGVNVLDVLHHDKLIMTKAAVEKVEEVLA, encoded by the coding sequence ATGCCAAAAGTTACTGTATATAACCAAACTGGTTCACAGGTTGGTGAAATCGAATTAGCTGAAGCTATTTTCGGTATCGAACCAAATGAAGCTGTACTATTTGAAGCTGTAATGATGCAACGTGCATCTTTACGTCAAGGTACACACAAAGTAAAAACTCGCTCTGAAGTTCGCGGTGGTGGTCGTAAACCATGGCGTCAAAAAGGAACTGGACGTGCTCGTCAAGGTTCTATCCGCTCTCCTCAATGGCGTGGTGGTGGTACGGTATTCGGACCTACACCAAGAAGCTATGCGTACAAACTTCCTAAGAAAGTTCGTCGTTTAGCAATCAAATCTGCATTAGCTACTAAAGTAGTTGAGAACAACATTGTAGTTCTTGAAGACCTAGTGCTAAATGCACCAAAAACAAAAGACATGGTAGCAGTACTTAAAGGATTAACTGTTGAGAAGAAAGCTCTTATCGTAACTGCTGATGCAAACGAATCTGTAGAGTTATCTGCTCGCAATATCCCAGGAGTAACAGTAATCACTGCTGATGGCGTAAACGTGCTAGATGTGCTTCATCATGATAAGCTAATCATGACAAAAGCGGCAGTGGAAAAAGTAGAGGAGGTGCTTGCATAA
- the rplW gene encoding 50S ribosomal protein L23, with amino-acid sequence MRDPRDIIKRPVITERSMEMMAEKKYTFDVDVKSNKTEVKDAIEAIFGVNVDKVNIMNYKPKAKRVGRHAGFTSRRRKAIVKLTADSKEIEIFQGV; translated from the coding sequence ATGAGAGATCCTCGTGATATCATTAAGCGCCCAGTTATCACTGAACGTTCTATGGAAATGATGGCTGAAAAAAAATACACGTTCGACGTGGACGTTAAATCTAATAAAACAGAAGTTAAAGACGCGATAGAAGCGATCTTTGGTGTTAATGTAGACAAAGTAAACATCATGAACTACAAGCCGAAAGCAAAACGCGTTGGTCGTCACGCTGGTTTTACTAGCCGTCGTCGTAAAGCAATCGTTAAGCTAACTGCTGACAGCAAAGAA